The following proteins are co-located in the Pochonia chlamydosporia 170 chromosome 6, whole genome shotgun sequence genome:
- a CDS encoding transcriptional regulator (similar to Colletotrichum graminicola M1.001 XP_008097837.1): MDTIHKMGNYSFRWTDLHLSRATTDPLRYEYDVLGSRTVTKLQGIEQANAGLSQDGKKRLDMYTLLRENWKTDEVITSFWEEVHTVPSWVDWAQLERGQKFFYRYATANLMGFALQGFMGENSSASGVVEVLVRTGGFSTRVLPRRLLETFQFILQVTKSVGDIKPGGNAHTAAIRVRLLHSAVRERILSLAGSRSDYYDVEKHGIPLNTLDSIHSISTFCCNHMWLQLPFMGVYPQKQEIQDYIALWRYIGYLLGTPTSYFSSVPRAKATMESMLLHERVLSPTSFVVAYNFVQSIRDLAPMNISTGFIEAGSRVLNGDQFCDSLGLGRPGLMHYACFQGHCWLVQFLAVVQRLIPRFDHAVVEYSKKMLHRGIIERGLGGESKFNFKYVPRVGKLTGTEGSVKTMQMGFFNRPLESVYFFVFLIECLLIAGTAFLAVYGVHRFLI, encoded by the coding sequence ATGGATACGATCCACAAAATGGGCAACTACAGTTTCCGTTGGACGGACCTTCACCTATCGAGAGCAACGACCGATCCGCTACGATACGAGTACGACGTCCTCGGAAGCCGCACTGTCACGAAACTACAAGGCATAGAGCAAGCTAACGCGGGACTATCACAAGATGGAAAGAAAAGACTCGACATGTACACCCTTCTCAGGGAGAACTGGAAGACGGACGAAGTTATAACGTCTTTCTGGGAGGAAGTACACACTGTTCCTAGCTGGGTAGACTGGGCGCAGCTCGAGCGAGGACAAAAGTTCTTCTATCGCTATGCGACCGCCAACCTCATGGGGTTCGCTCTGCAAGGCTTCATGGGCGAGAACTCTTCTGCTTCGGGCGTTGTTGAGGTCTTGGTTAGAACTGGCGGGTTTTCCACGAGAGTGCTCCCGCGACGTTTGCTCGAGACTTTTCAATTTATCCTTCAGGTTACCAAGTCAGTCGGCGACATCAAGCCCGGAGGAAACGCTCATACCGCAGCAATCCGAGTTCGCCTACTACATTCAGCTGTTCGAGAGCGCATTCTTTCTCTGGCCGGCAGCCGCTCTGACTACTATGACGTTGAGAAACATGGCATCCCTCTGAATACGTTGGACTCTATCCACTCCATTTCCACATTCTGCTGTAATCACATGTGGCTACAGCTCCCATTCATGGGCGTGTACCCGCAGAAGCAGGAAATACAAGACTACATTGCCCTGTGGCGATACATTGGCTACCTACTAGGTACGCCCACGAGCTACTTCTCTTCTGTACCGAGGGCGAAAGCAACAATGGAAAGTATGCTTCTGCACGAGCGGGTATTATCACCGACATCCTTTGTTGTCGCGTACAACTTCGTACAGAGTATCAGGGATCTGGCCCCGATGAACATATCCACGGGCTTCATCGAGGCAGGGAGCAGAGTACTAAATGGGGACCAATTCTGTGACAGTCTCGGACTCGGCCGGCCGGGACTCATGCACTATGCCTGTTTCCAGGGGCACTGCTGGCTCGTGCAATTTCTTGCCGTTGTACAACGGCTTATCCCGAGATTCGATCATGCCGTCGTGGAATATTCAAAGAAGATGTTACATCGAGGGATTATTGAACGCGGACTGGGGGGCGAGTCCAAGTTTAACTTCAAGTATGTGCCACGGGTGGGCAAACTGACAGGCACGGAAGGGTCTGTGAAGACTATGCAAATGGGTTTCTTTAATAGACCATTGGAGAGTGTTTACTTTTTCGTGTTTCTCATTGAATGCCTTCTCATTGCAGGAACTGCCTTCTTGGCGGTATATGGAGTCCATAGGTTTCTAATTTAA
- a CDS encoding GMC oxidoreductase (similar to Neosartorya fischeri NRRL 181 XP_001259048.1) — protein MACKIITLLLFLAGILYTPFVYASQDYEYIVVGSGPGGGPLAARLALAGRKVLLIEAGDDQGDTYYEQVPAYNYASSEFPDMQWNYYVDHWENKTQQLQDKKFVWKTPDGTPWVGPDPPAGSSKLGIWYPRAGTLGGCGQHNALISIYPFNSDWDYVASITRDPSWRSDNMRKYFEKLENIHYNPPSLKGHGTQGWFGTTLPSLPMIAGDIQLLSLITSAANAFGAGLKKVISTVQQLEAVINPDINADDPGRDQRQALYEYPNAVTNAKRNGPRDFVLSVANAAYPNGTKMYQLDIRLNTLVTKVRFSKGKGRKPKAVGVDFLDGKSLYSADPRWSSSNAGTPGSVNASKEVIISAGTFNTPQILKLSGIGPKKELAALGIPLLADLPGVGTNLQDRYEVGVIGETTQDFAIWNRCTFGNGNDPCFEQWLTGNGTNNGPYANNGLAITMTKKSRSANSTDSVDLMIGGAPLPFKGYYPTYSSEAVKTKKQFTWVILKGHTRNRAGTITLRSKNPQDTPVIKFRYFDEGTTTNGADKLDLDAMVEGVLFSRAMFKNTSAVNGNGGFKEIWPGPNVTSRNQIKEWVRNEAWGHHASCSCPIGADGDPMAVLDSKFRVRGVDGLRVVDASAFPKIPGLFIVVSVYMISEKAADVILSAGGY, from the exons ATGGCGTGCAAAATTATCACATTGCTGCTGTTTCTAGCTGGAATACTTTATACACCGTT CGTCTATGCAAGCCAAGATTATGAGTATATAGTTGTAGGCTCCGGTCCGGGTGGTGGACCCTTAGCTGCCAGACTGGCACTGGCAGGACGAAAG GTACTGCTTATCGAAGCCGGTGATGACCAGGGTGACACGTACTATGAGCAAGTACCAGCTTACAACTATGCGTCATCCGAGTTTCCTGATATGCAGTGGAACTATTACGTGGACCATTGGGAAAACAAGACACAGCAACTGCAGGATAAGAAGTTTGTATGGAAGACTCCGGATGGTACCCCTTGGGTGGGACCCGATCCTCCAGCAGGATCTTCTAAGCTAGGCATTTGGTATCCAAGAGCCGGTACACTG GGCGGCTGTGGACAGCACAATGCCTTGATTTCGATCTATCCCTTCAACAGCGACTGGGATTACGTTGCTTCGATCACAAGAGATCCTTCATGGCGGTCGGATAACATGAGAAAATActttgagaagctggaaaATATCCATTATAATCCCCCATCGCTTAAGGGGCATGGAACACAGGGGTGGTTTGGGACGACCCTCCCCAGCCTTCCCATGATCGCTGGAGACATCCAATTGCTCAGTCTAATTACTTCAGCTGCCAACGCCTTCGGTGCCGGGTTGAAGAAGGTGATATCCACCGTTCAGCAACTTGAAGCTGTTATTAATCCAGATATCAACGCCGATGATCCCGGGAGAGACCAACGCCAGGCTCTATACGAATATCCGAACGCCGTCACAAATGCCAAGCGCAATGGCCCGAGGGACTTTGTTCTTAGTGTAGCCAACGCTGCTTATCCTAACGGTACGAAGATGTATCAATTGGACATACGGTTAAACACTTTGGTCACAAAAGTGCGATTCAGCAAGGGTAAAGGCCGTAAACCAAAAGCTGTTGGCGTGGATTTCTTAGACGGCAAGAGCCTTTATTCAGCTGATCCACGATGGAGTTCAAGCAATGCCGGCACCCCTGGCAGTGTTAATGCGTCGAAAGAAGTTATCATCTCGGCTGGGACCTTTAACACGCCTCAGATCTTGAAGCTCAGTGGTATTGGGCCGAAGaaagagcttgctgctctgGGCATTCCCCTGTTAGCTGATTTGCCTGGCGTCGGTACCAATCTTCAAGATCGATACGAAGTTGGAGTCATTGGAGAAACGACCCAAGATTTCGCAATCTGGAATAGATGTacttttggaaatggcaacGACCCATGCTTCGAGCAGTGGTTGACGGGAAATGGGACGAACAATGGACCGTATGCGAACAATGGATTGGCAATTACCATGACCAAGAAATCTAGGTCTGCGAACTCCACCGACTCGGTAGATCTTATGATTGGCGGCGCTCCCCTTCCGTTCAAAGGCTACTATCCCACATACTCTTCGGAGGCAGTAAAGACAAAGAAGCAATTTACCTGGGTAATCTTGAAGGGTCATACAAGAAACCGGGCAGGGACCATAACACTCCGCAGCAAGAACCCGCAAGATACTCCTGTTATCAAGTTTCGCTACTTCGACGAAGGAACAACTACCAACGGAGCGGATAAGCTAGATCTTGATGCCATGGTCGAAGGCGTGCTGTTTTCACGGGCCATGTTCAAGAACACTTCCGCGGTGAATGGAAATGGTGGATTCAAAGAAATCTGGCCCGGGCCAAATGTAACTTCGAGAAATCAGATAAAGGAATGGGTGAGAAACGAGGCTTGGGGTCATCATGCGTCTTGCTCTTGTCCCATTGGCGCCGATGGGGACCCAATGGCGGTATTGGATTCGAAGTTTCGCGTTCGAGGAGTCGATGGACTGCGTGTGGTGGATGCATCGGCTTTTCCAAAGATTCCTGGTCTATTTATAGTTGTGTCCGTGTACATGATTAGCgagaaggctgctgatgTTATTCTATCGGCTGGTGGTTACTAG
- a CDS encoding secretory lipase (similar to Metarhizium acridum CQMa 102 XP_007808520.1): MASTLAQLFTLWLAAFAVTLNASPVIRAVVDERATPPLPSVDKFYLPPPNLESYAPGAIIRHRPPPNPIAAFAVDPIDLRASYQLLYRTTDSLNQATATVLTVLVPHNADFTKVLSYQVAEDAADQDCAPSYAFQLEHDTGPQNGTSTTQAELLLIEAALEQGWVVIAPDFLGPKAAFLANALAGHATLDGIRAAKNSGSITGISKNPTIAMWGYSGGSVASMWAAELQPSYAPELVIAGAAVGGVVPNITTVVTEINGKGNAGLIPAGVLGLAHQYPELDAIVRQHILPQYKDEFYKAENQCLGANSNDFANKDIIGMFDDRNLVYTNPTAIKIITENGLGQRVPKIPMFVYKAIKDEVSPVAETDNLVQFYCKGGTTIQYLRDQNANHEQMAIIGAPKALSWLIKRMNGKDHQKTCSTSTVFSALLDLDALKVLPKFLLDALLDLLGKPVGPIFG; the protein is encoded by the coding sequence ATGGCTTCCACTCTAGCTCAGCTGTTCACTTTATGGCTGGCGGCCTTCGCAGTCACTCTCAATGCCAGTCCGGTTATTCGTGCTGTCGTTGATGAGAGAGCAACTCCCCCGTTGCCCAGCGTGGACAAGTTCTATCTACCTCCTCCCAACTTGGAGTCGTATGCCCCGGGTGCCATCATTCGACATCGCCCACCGCCAAACCCTATTGCGGCATTCGCAGTCGATCCCATAGATCTTCGTGCGAGCTATCAGCTTCTGTATCGAACTACAGATAGTCTTAACCAGGCAACCGCAACAGTGCTCACAGTTCTCGTTCCCCATAACGCAGACTTCACCAAAGTCCTGTCGTATCAGGTAGCAGAGGATGCCGCCGACCAAGATTGTGCTCCGTCTTACGCATTCCAATTGGAACATGACACTGGGCCACAGAATGGGACGTCAACTACACAAGCTGAGTTGCTGTTGATAGAGGCAGCTCTAGAACAAGGTTGGGTTGTCATTGCTCCCGACTTTTTAGGTCCAAAGGCCGCCTTTCTTGCCAATGCCCTTGCCGGTCACGCCACCTTGGATGGAATCCGGGCAGCGAAGAACTCGGGTTCAATTACGGGCATCAGCAAGAATCCAACTATTGCCATGTGGGGATACTCTGGTGGAAGCGTCGCTTCCATGTGGGCAGCCGAATTGCAGCCATCATATGCGCCAGAGCTTGTGATTGCCGGCGCCGCAGTTGGAGGCGTCGTGCCCAACATTACCACGGTTGTGACAGAGATCAATGGAAAGGGCAACGCTGGACTCATTCCCGCGGGAgttcttggccttgctcaCCAGTATCCTGAGCTGGACGCCATCGTGAGACAGCACATCCTGCCGCAATACAAGGACGAGTTCTACAAAGCCGAGAATCAGTGTCTGGGAGCCAACAGCaacgactttgccaacaaagatATCATCGGCATGTTTGATGATCGTAATCTTGTCTATACCAACCCAACTGCTATCAAAATTATCACCGAGAACGGCCTTGGTCAGCGTGTTCCCAAAATTCCCATGTTTGTGTacaaggccatcaaggatgAGGTCAGCCCAGTTGCGGAGACAGATAACCTGGTTCAATTTTACTGCAAGGGCGGCACAACCATTCAATACCTCCGTGATCAAAACGCCAATCATGAGCAGATGGCCATTATTGGAGCCCCAAAAGCGCTGTCTTGGTTGATAAAGAGGATGAATGGCAAAGATCACCAGAAGACTTGCTCTACGAGCACTGTGTTTTCTGCACTGCTAGATCTTGATGCTTTGAAGGTTCTGCCAAAGTTTCTTCTGGATGCGTTATTGGACTTATTGGGGAAGCCGGTGGGACCTATATTTGGGTAA
- a CDS encoding flavin-binding monooxygenase (similar to Neosartorya fischeri NRRL 181 XP_001261904.1), giving the protein MAHRRQDVDYDVVIVGAGISGINFAYRLQERNPELSYCIVDARHEIGGTWSLFKYPGIRSDSDLYTFGFPWRPWEEKQPIAHGTLILKYLKESAAEEGIDKNIKFNHAVKKMNWSSDSSTWNLDIIANGSDKVKLRSRFILLGTGYYNYNEPLKAQIPGIENFGGTVIHPQFWPTDLDYTNKNVVIIGSGATAVTLLPSMCDKAAHTTMLQRSPTYILALPEKDPFDRTVRFMLPDRLAKRIVRFKWIFSAFLLTTFCKWFPRLARALILRRTSRELPKGTNMDPHFKPRYNPWEQRMCLCPGGDFFRCLKTGKASVETGVIDQVTAKTIKLKSGQELHPDIIVTATGLKLHIAGGIETSIDGKHVNVSDSYSWKGCMLENIPNLAVSLGYVDASWTLGADATAQLVCRMLNKTTKEGYNVMIPRLSDQEKASMQQLPFMSLNSTYVEKGKDLFPKVGTHPQWMPRSYYWKDLTNAWWGDINGGMEWSK; this is encoded by the exons ATGGCACACCGCAGACAAGACGTCGATTATGACGTAGTCATTGTTGGCGCAGGCATCTCTGGCATCAATTTCGCCTACAGATTGCAAGAACGAAACCCCGAGTTAAGTTACTGCATTGTCGATGCACGACATGAGATTGGCGGAACCTGGAGTCTGTTCAAATACCCTG GTATCCGATCTGATTCCGATCTCTACACGTTTGGCTTTCCTTGGCGACCGTGGGAAGAGAAGCAGCCCATTGCCCATGGTACTCTCATCCTCAAATATCTCAAGGAGTCTGCCGCAGAGGAGGGAATcgacaagaacatcaagTTCAACCATGCCGTTAAAAAGATGAACTGGTCGTCAGACTCGTCCACCTGGAACCTGGACATTATCGCCAACGGCTCCGACAAGGTCAAGCTGCGCTCAcgcttcatcctcctcggaACAGGGTACTACAACTACAACGAACCCTTGAAAGCTCAAATTCCAGGAATCGAGAACTTTGGCGGTACTGTCATCCACCCTCAGTTTTGGCCCACCGACCTCGATTACACCAACAAGAACGTCGTCATTATTGGATCTGGTGCTACGGCTGTGACTCTACTCCCATCCATGTGCGACAAGGCCGCCCACACAACCATGCTCCAACGATCACCTACTTACATCCTGGCGCTTCCCGAAAAGGACCCCTTCGATAGAACCGTGCGGTTTATGCTCCCGGATAGATTGGCCAAGCGTATCGTGCGATTCAAATGGATCTTTTCTGCattcctcctcaccaccttTTGCAAATGGTTCCCGCGCCTAGCCCGAGCCCTTATTCTGCGACGAACCTCTCGTGAGCTTCCTAAAGGCACTAATATGGACCCTCATTTCAAGCCTCGGTACAACCCCTGGGAACAGCGCATGTGTCTATGCCCCGGTGGTGATTTCTTCCGATGTCTAAAGACGGGTAAAGCTAGTGTTGAGACCGGCGTAATCGACCAAGTGACGGCAAAAAccatcaagctcaagtcTGGACAGGAGTTGCATCCGGATATCATTGTTACAGCCACGGGTCTCAAGTTACATATCGCCGGTGGCATCGAAACTTCCATCGACGGCAAGCACGTTAATGTCTCCGATAGCTACTCATGGAAAGGATGTATGCTCGAAAATATCCCCAACCTGGCAGTGTCACTCGGCTACGTCGATGCTAGTTGGACTTTGGGAGCAGATGCCACCGCACAGCTGGTCTGCCGCATGTTAAACAAGACCACAAAGGAGGGATACAACGTCATGATCCCTCGACTGAGCGACCAGGAGAAAGCCAGCATGCAGCAGCTTCCGTTCATGAGCCTCAACTCGACGTACGTGGAGAAGGGCAAGGACCTGTTCCCCAAGGTCGGAACTCACCCTCAGTGGATGCCACGGTCATACTATTGGAAGGATCTTACCAATGCATGGTGGGGAGATATCAACGGAGGCATGGAGTGGTCAAAATAG
- a CDS encoding cytochrome b2 (similar to Cordyceps militaris CM01 XP_006667113.1), with the protein MTRKVPVSEVLQHSKADDTWIVVDGNVYDMTDFAPSHPGGPEIIHQYSGKDASVPYNEVHAPSLIKASLDPKHHIGILDVSTITESWAAANTSTVKPKQTLSKPPLEDLINIYDFENAARQSFTSKAWAYINGASNDNITRDINVDTLKKIWLRPAVMKNVRQVTTKTKLFRCNLEAPFFVCPTGAVRTAGEEGELALARGAGPSGIIHCISTPASYPHDEILDVTPEHAFFQLYVDKDREKSAKLLAHISSNNKVKAIFVTVDLPVVSKREDDERVKPENMVEKKVTQGKDQKGAGLARQSGSFIDPAVTWDDITWVRKHTHLPIVIKGIQRWEDAQTALRLGCQGIVVSNHGGRAADTAQPSIITLLELHRNCPEVFDSMEVLIDGGFRRGSDIVKAICLGASAVGMGRPFFYAVNYGTAGVEHAIEILRDEIETAMRLCGMTNLMEDAGPEFLNTAPVDHLVCHGRHPYVRRGLKPKSRL; encoded by the exons ATGACGAGAAAAGTGCCTGTGTCCGAAGTACTGCAACATTCCAAGGCAGATGATACCTGGATAGTGGTCGATGGGAATGTGTATGACATGACGGACTTTGCGCCGTCTCATCCAGGTGGCCCAGAGA TCATACATCAATACTCTGGCAAAGATGCCTCTGTACCGTATAATGAAGTTCACGCGCCCTCACTAATAAAAGCGTCACTCGACCCAAAGCATCACATCGGCATTCTTGATGTCTCTACAATCACGGAATCATGGGCTGCAGCAAACACATCCACAGTTAAACCGAAGCAAACCTTATCGAAGCCTCCGCTAGAAGACCTCATCAACATATACGACTTTGAGAACGCAGCTCGCCAATCATTCACCAGCAAAGCATGGGCTTACATTAACGGCGCGTCCAACGATAACATCACAAGAGATATTAATGTCGACACCCTGAAGAAAATCTGGCTTCGACCTGCCGTGATGAAAAACGTCAGACAAGTCACCACAAAAACGAAACTGTTCAGGTGCAATCTCGAAGCCCCCTTTTTCGTATGCCCAACGGGAGCAGTCCGAACcgcaggagaagaaggagaactGGCGCTTGCGCGAGGCGCTGGTCCATCCGGCATCATCCATTGCATTTCCACACCCGCTTCGTACCCTCACGACGAAATCTTAGATGTCACTCCCGAGCACGCCTTCTTCCAGCTCTATGTGGACAAGGATCGCGAAAAGTCTGCAAAGTTACTCGCCCACATtagcagcaacaacaaggtcaaggccaTCTTTGTTACGGTTGACCTACCAGTAGTGTCGAAGCGAGAGGATGATGAACGAGTCAAACCCGAAAACatggtggagaagaaggtgacCCAGGGCAAAGACCAGAAAGGCGCGGGGCTTGCAAGGCAATCGGGTTCGTTTATTGATCCAGCGGTGACATGGGACGATATAACCTGGGTTAGGAAGCATACTCACCTCCCTATTGTTATCAAGGGCATCCAGAGGTGGGAAGATGCCCAGACAGCACTGAGACTTGGTTGTCAAGGAATAGTTGTGAGCAACCACGGCGGCCGAGCAGCGGACACTGCTCAgccctccatcatcaccttgcTTGAGCTACACAGGAACTGTCCTGAGGTGTTCGACTCCATGGAGGTTCTCATAGACGGTGGTTTCCGGCGGGGATCCGACATTGTAAAGGCAATTTGTCTTGGCGCCTCGGCAGTCGGAATGGGACGGCCATTCTTCTATGCCGTCAACTACGGCACGGCTGGAGTCGAACACGCAATCGAAA TATTGCGAGACGAAATAGAGACGGCTATGCGTCTGTGCGGAATGACCaatttgatggaggatgcGGGCCCCGAGTTCCTCAATACGGCTCCTGTAGATCATCTTGtatgccatggccgccatccGTACGTCAGACGAGGCTTGAAACCGAAATCACGACTTtag
- a CDS encoding 3-phytase B (similar to Aspergillus niger CBS 513.88 XP_001393206.1) — MKVTSAITPFWGTAFALSNSPQNAGRYTFAAPYDQSFLEGYSVIKHIGGCGPYSNRQSYGIGRDPPDSCAVDQVIMIRRHGERYPQAVDGAKMKRGLTKLQDSNITDWRGDLRFLPDWEFYVTDEGLYELETDTGPYSGLLTTYKHGSEYRTRYGHLWDQSKNTTVPMWTAEFERVVQTARKFGEGFFGWNYTNTVALNMIPETTAMGANSLTPRCPADNRSACSSLTYYMPQFDVAASRLNKQNPGLHLNSSDVYGLMLMSAYELNVRGFSEWTNVFTLDEWLSFGYTQDLQFYYCAGPGNPYMKAVGGVYMNASLALMKQGPRKSGSLIFNFSHDTNITPILAALGIGTPDKHLPKDRPPFPNTYATGNLMPMGGHLTFERLSCNATATSKEDSFVRVVLNEAVVPFNDCQDGPGYSCSLANYTKLVDNMLDDYVETCKVNASMPHYLDFWWNYNTTTEFTTQHEKYIPYQGSGVV; from the exons ATGAAGGTTACGAGTGCCATCACCCCTTTCTGGGGAACGGCTTTTGCTCTAAGCAACAGTCCTCAAAATGCCGGAAGGTATACATTCGCCGCACCGTACGACCAGTCGTTCCTGGAAGGCTACTCCGTCATTAAACATATCGGAGGTTGTGGCCCATACTCCAACAGGCAATCTTATGGCATTGGCCGCGATCCCCCAGATAGCTGCGCCGTTGACCAGGTTATCATGATTCGGCGTCATGGCGAGCGATATCCCCAAGCCGTTGATggtgccaagatgaagcgaGGCTTGACGAAGCTTCAAGATTCTAACATCACTGATTGGCGAGGAGACTTGCGATTTCTCCCTGACTGGGAGTTCTATGTCACGGACGAAGGTCTTTATGAGCTAGAAACAGACACTGGCCCATACAGTGGTCTGCTTACAACGTACAAGCATGGATCCGAGTATCGGACGAGATATGGCCACCTGTGGGATCAATCGAAGAATACGACCGTTCCGATGTGGACAGCCGAGTTTGAAAGAGTTGTCCAGACTGCTAGAAAGTTTg GCGAAGGTTTTTTTGGTTGGAACTATACAAACACAGTGGCCCTCAACATGATACCCGAAACTACAGCCATGGGTGCAAACAGTCTTACACCACGATGTCCCGCTGACAACCGATCTGCCTGCAGTAGTCTCACGTACTACATGCCACAGTTTGATGTCGCCGCCTCCAGATTGAACAAGCAAAATCCGGGGCTTCATTTAAACTCCTCGGACGTATATGGACTTATGC TGATGTCGGCCTATGAACTTAACGTGCGAGGCTTTTCGGAATGGACAAACGTGTTCACACTCGATGAATGGCTCAGCTTTGGCTACACACAAGACCTACAGTTCTACTACTGCGCTGG GCCGGGAAATCCATATATGAAGGCCGTTGGGGGCGTATACATGAATGCCTCACTGGCACTTATGAAGCAAGGACCAAGAAAATCTGGCAGCCTCATCTTTAACTT CTCCCATGATACCAACATCACACCTATTCTTGCCGCACTTGGCATAGGCACCCCGGATAAGCATCTGCCAAAGGACCGGCCCCCATTCCCTAACACCTACGCCACGGGCAACCTGATGCCGATGGGCGGCCATTTAACGTTTGAGAGATTGTCTTGCAACGCGACCGCCACTTCAAAGGAGGACTCATTCGTTCGAGTGGTACTGAACGAGGCGGTGGTGCCGTTCAATGATTGCCAGGATGGACCAGGCTATTCTTGTTCCCTTGCAAACTACACCAAGCTGGTGGACAACATGCTGGACGACTACGTTGAGACTTGCAAGGTGAATGCTAGTATGCCCCATTATTTGGACTTTTGGTGGAATTACAATACCACCACTGAGTTCACCACTCAGCATGAGAAATATATCCCGTATCAGGGGTCTGGCGTGGTTTAG